One genomic region from Jilunia laotingensis encodes:
- a CDS encoding YncE family protein yields MKTYKFITYSLLFTLLTVVSCREIELVVPSEYVPLPFDIDWEATPAGMYLLNEANMGSNKSSIDYLDFRNAYYVRNIYAERNPTVIKELGDVGNDIQIYGDKLYAVINCSHKVEVMDARTCQRIGQVDIPNCRYIRFAKGKAYVSAYVGPVAIDPNAQLGAVYEVDTTSLKITRKVTVGYQPDELEILGEYIYVANSGGYRAPNYDNTVSVIETYGLKQIQQIPVGINLHRIRKDRYGKLWVTSRGDYKNIPSRLYVLDRKDKNSKEMVVKDTFDIPCSEMYIQGDSLYFYSVEWNKQTEQNTVTYGILNVKTEKLVTNHFINDGSENSIMIPYGIMVHPRTGDIYVTDARNYVSSGILHCYDRYGIKKWSVRTGDIPAHMVFFNN; encoded by the coding sequence ATGAAAACCTATAAATTTATAACATACTCTCTTCTCTTTACTCTATTGACCGTTGTCTCATGTAGAGAAATTGAGTTAGTAGTACCTTCAGAATATGTGCCTTTGCCATTCGACATCGATTGGGAAGCTACTCCCGCAGGTATGTATCTGCTCAACGAAGCCAATATGGGTAGTAACAAATCATCGATTGATTACCTGGACTTCCGGAACGCATATTATGTACGCAACATTTATGCCGAACGCAACCCGACAGTAATCAAGGAATTGGGTGATGTAGGCAACGACATACAAATTTATGGTGATAAACTCTATGCCGTCATCAACTGCTCGCATAAGGTAGAAGTAATGGACGCACGCACTTGCCAACGAATCGGGCAAGTAGATATCCCCAATTGCCGCTACATTCGCTTTGCCAAAGGGAAAGCTTACGTATCGGCTTATGTAGGGCCGGTCGCTATCGACCCCAATGCGCAATTAGGTGCCGTTTATGAGGTTGACACAACTTCCCTCAAAATCACCCGGAAGGTAACAGTCGGCTATCAACCGGATGAATTGGAAATTCTCGGAGAATACATCTATGTAGCCAATTCCGGTGGATACCGGGCACCAAACTATGACAATACGGTTTCCGTGATCGAGACATACGGCCTGAAACAAATTCAGCAAATTCCAGTAGGCATTAACCTACACCGCATTCGGAAAGATAGATACGGCAAACTGTGGGTTACTTCAAGAGGTGATTACAAAAATATCCCTTCCCGCCTGTATGTACTCGACAGGAAAGACAAGAACTCAAAAGAAATGGTAGTAAAAGATACATTCGATATCCCCTGCTCGGAAATGTACATTCAAGGAGATTCGCTCTATTTCTACAGTGTGGAATGGAATAAACAGACGGAACAGAACACTGTCACTTACGGTATTCTCAATGTCAAGACAGAGAAACTCGTCACCAACCATTTCATCAACGACGGATCAGAAAATTCCATCATGATACCCTACGGCATCATGGTACATCCACGTACAGGAGACATCTACGTTACAGATGCCAGAAACTACGTTTCAAGTGGAATACTACATTGCTATGACCGCTATGGAATAAAGAAATGGAGTGTCCGTACAGGTGACATCCCCGCCCACATGGTCTTTTTTAACAATTGA
- a CDS encoding TolC family protein: protein MKTQIIALSLLCSGLTAGAQQAHLSREMYRERVEAYSQVLKQQKLKSMASTEGRKIAFTGFLPQIDISGEGTLNLKEMDAWDSPAGQYRNHTYQGVFVVAQPLYAGGALKAQNRIAKADEKLDQLSTELTLDQIHYQSDAFYWNASAARAALNAAAQYQEIVNQQYDIIKIRFDDGMISRTDLLMISTRQKEAELQFIQARQNYTLALQKLNILMGVKPDTPVDSLSEIGVVYEPVALLSLDDVLQRRADYASTEINIEKSEAQRKAALSQYNPQVNMYLTGGWATASPNMGYDVSFTPILGLNVNIPVFRWGARLKTNRQQKAYVGIQKLQQSYVTDQISEELSAALTKLTETEHQVKTAQETMELAEENLDLATFSYNEGKASMVDVLSAQLSWTQAQTSLINANLAAKMAVAEYRKVISE from the coding sequence ATGAAAACTCAAATAATAGCGTTATCCCTGCTCTGCTCCGGTCTTACTGCCGGAGCCCAACAGGCACATCTCAGCCGCGAAATGTACCGTGAACGAGTAGAAGCCTACAGCCAAGTGCTGAAGCAACAGAAATTAAAAAGCATGGCAAGTACGGAAGGCCGTAAAATAGCTTTCACCGGTTTCCTTCCACAAATAGATATCTCAGGCGAAGGCACACTCAACCTGAAAGAAATGGATGCGTGGGACAGTCCTGCCGGCCAGTACCGGAACCATACTTATCAAGGAGTATTTGTTGTGGCACAGCCACTCTATGCAGGAGGTGCCCTGAAAGCTCAAAACCGGATTGCCAAAGCAGACGAAAAGCTGGATCAATTGAGTACGGAACTTACACTCGATCAGATTCATTACCAAAGCGATGCCTTTTACTGGAATGCATCCGCAGCCCGTGCCGCTTTGAATGCGGCAGCACAGTATCAAGAGATTGTCAATCAGCAATATGACATCATCAAGATACGTTTCGATGACGGAATGATCAGCCGTACCGACCTGTTAATGATTTCTACCCGCCAGAAGGAAGCTGAATTGCAGTTTATTCAGGCACGCCAGAATTACACATTGGCTTTACAAAAACTTAATATCCTGATGGGTGTAAAGCCCGATACTCCTGTTGATAGTCTCAGTGAGATCGGTGTGGTTTACGAACCGGTTGCTCTTCTCAGCCTTGATGACGTTTTGCAACGCCGTGCGGATTATGCCAGCACAGAAATAAACATAGAAAAAAGTGAAGCGCAACGAAAAGCCGCCCTCAGCCAATACAATCCCCAGGTGAACATGTATCTTACCGGGGGTTGGGCTACAGCTTCACCCAACATGGGATACGATGTCAGCTTCACTCCTATCCTGGGACTAAATGTAAATATCCCTGTCTTTCGGTGGGGAGCGCGTCTCAAAACCAACCGTCAGCAGAAAGCCTATGTCGGCATACAAAAATTACAGCAAAGTTACGTAACGGACCAGATCAGTGAAGAACTATCCGCTGCACTGACCAAACTGACTGAAACCGAACATCAGGTGAAAACAGCGCAAGAGACCATGGAACTGGCAGAAGAGAATCTTGATTTAGCAACCTTTTCCTATAATGAAGGAAAAGCTAGCATGGTGGATGTGCTATCAGCTCAACTTTCTTGGACACAGGCGCAAACCAGCCTGATCAATGCAAATCTGGCAGCTAAAATGGCTGTAGCAGAATACCGTAAGGTGATCAGTGAATAA
- a CDS encoding T9SS type A sorting domain-containing protein: MSWNGAEWIGESKEDYTWYAKDQLSYKGMWRWLDDSKEWQLVDIFFQEFNQAGQCTAQRRKFWNDDRKDWGGEYESWGPLGGICVTYDAIITYDELGRAILQQHKECCNDSTEWVLKSEMITEWTDGLENGDYESEMNAYLYIGDTNEKIWNQQEFERYNAKGLRTWLFNRMQSLDGTEMNDNYEEKYAFDERGNLTYSAVWDWKDGKRTPTIEEKNTYDANDSIIESYYRQGKGNGSIPFGTSQKVAGYEEQDDKDWENTSHFTYAYKNGVRTEKLKWKWNGTEWVADSGSEVEYDWNVPTSELITMDGYLDPYKIDFIFNYIGNGANDWLAKTDTYYYTDKLTGMQKVVSGNITFDNNVLKINEGDEFENRVYDMTGKLVYAGHQSEENLSHLSTGIYIVNSCIDGASFTLKIAIR, from the coding sequence ATGTCGTGGAACGGGGCGGAGTGGATCGGTGAAAGTAAAGAAGATTATACGTGGTATGCAAAAGATCAATTGTCATATAAAGGCATGTGGCGTTGGTTGGACGATTCCAAAGAATGGCAACTTGTAGATATATTCTTTCAAGAATTCAATCAAGCCGGACAATGTACTGCACAAAGAAGAAAATTTTGGAATGATGACCGCAAGGATTGGGGAGGAGAATATGAATCATGGGGACCGTTAGGAGGAATATGCGTGACTTACGATGCTATTATCACTTATGATGAATTAGGTCGTGCCATTCTTCAACAACACAAAGAATGTTGCAACGATAGTACGGAATGGGTACTTAAAAGCGAGATGATCACTGAATGGACTGACGGGCTTGAAAATGGCGATTATGAAAGTGAGATGAATGCCTATCTTTATATCGGTGATACAAATGAAAAGATATGGAATCAACAGGAGTTTGAACGCTATAATGCCAAAGGACTTCGTACCTGGTTGTTTAATAGAATGCAAAGTTTAGACGGAACCGAAATGAATGACAATTATGAAGAAAAGTACGCTTTTGATGAACGGGGAAATTTAACTTATAGTGCAGTATGGGATTGGAAGGATGGTAAACGTACTCCTACTATTGAAGAGAAAAACACGTATGATGCAAATGATAGTATCATTGAATCTTATTACCGTCAAGGAAAGGGTAATGGCTCAATTCCATTCGGTACTTCTCAAAAAGTTGCCGGGTATGAGGAACAGGATGATAAAGACTGGGAAAATACCTCCCATTTTACGTACGCATATAAGAACGGAGTCCGTACTGAGAAACTGAAATGGAAATGGAACGGTACGGAATGGGTTGCCGATTCAGGGAGTGAAGTTGAATATGACTGGAATGTACCGACCAGCGAATTAATTACTATGGATGGTTATCTTGATCCTTATAAAATTGATTTTATTTTTAATTATATCGGTAATGGTGCAAATGATTGGCTTGCTAAAACAGATACTTATTATTATACCGATAAATTAACAGGTATGCAAAAAGTCGTTTCCGGCAATATCACTTTTGATAATAATGTGCTAAAAATAAACGAAGGAGATGAATTTGAAAACCGTGTCTACGATATGACCGGTAAATTGGTTTATGCAGGGCACCAATCAGAGGAAAATTTAAGTCATCTGAGTACAGGTATCTATATTGTGAACAGTTGTATTGATGGTGCGTCGTTTACACTCAAAATAGCGATCAGGTAA
- a CDS encoding TonB-dependent receptor yields the protein MGKTTFRRLLCLVGVCSMLLPMGAQSKLDSIQRLDEVVIKAKTYKQVIPAQVLKGEELKKLNSFSVADAIRYFSGLQIKDYGGVAGLKTVNIRSMGTNHMGVFYNGIQLGNAQNGQIDLGKFSLDNIEEISLYNGQKSEIFQSAKEFGSSGSIYLTTRRPKFEGNKNTNMLVKAKAGSYGFLNPALLYEYKLSEKISTCMSAEWIGSAGDYKFRYRRVDVEGNLKYDTTAVRHNSDIDAMRIDAGLYGVFEKGKWNAFAYHYTSERGIPGAIVNNVWKRSERLWDRNSFIQGGVEYDLLPKLSTRINMKYAFDYTHYNNNDPSIKLADDIYKQKEFYFSWSNKYSISPAWDVSLAYDFQWNDFDGYNVTDDHDKEHPSNQATRGTHWLSLATAFTVADRLKVQASLLGNFVNEEKRERDSAPNKSKLVPGIFFSYQPFKRQELIFRAFYKSAYRLPTFNDLYYTDMGNPALKPETTTQYNVGIAYDRTRNNKLFRDMHIGVDVYFNDVRNKIISFPQGPQFRWTTINLGKVDIRGIDASAAFNWAFPYGWQLTTKLQYTYQEAIDVTNPKTTDGTNQGDNYYRDQIPYIPWHSGSVILSLSWNSWTLNYSYIYVGERYNQQENIIYNHTQPWYTSDMTLMKEIKLRKINLRLTAEINNVFSQDYDVILNYPMPLRNYRFGITVEI from the coding sequence ATGGGGAAAACTACATTCAGGCGGCTCCTCTGTCTGGTTGGGGTATGCAGCATGCTTTTGCCTATGGGGGCACAAAGTAAGCTGGATAGCATCCAAAGGCTGGACGAAGTCGTCATTAAGGCAAAAACTTATAAGCAAGTCATCCCGGCACAAGTGTTGAAGGGAGAAGAACTTAAAAAGCTCAACAGTTTCTCTGTAGCGGATGCCATCCGTTACTTCTCGGGACTACAAATAAAAGACTACGGAGGCGTAGCCGGACTTAAAACAGTCAATATCCGCAGTATGGGTACCAATCATATGGGTGTATTCTACAACGGCATTCAATTGGGAAATGCTCAAAACGGACAAATCGACCTAGGTAAATTTTCACTTGATAACATTGAAGAAATCTCGCTTTACAACGGACAAAAGAGCGAAATATTCCAATCTGCCAAAGAGTTCGGTTCATCGGGCAGCATCTATCTGACGACACGCAGACCCAAGTTTGAAGGAAACAAGAACACCAACATGTTAGTGAAAGCAAAGGCTGGTTCTTATGGATTCCTCAATCCTGCCCTACTCTACGAATATAAGTTAAGCGAAAAGATCAGCACTTGCATGAGTGCCGAGTGGATCGGGTCAGCTGGAGATTATAAGTTTCGTTATCGCCGAGTGGATGTGGAAGGAAACTTAAAATATGACACCACCGCTGTACGCCACAATAGCGACATCGATGCCATGCGAATTGATGCCGGATTATATGGAGTATTCGAGAAAGGTAAATGGAATGCATTTGCCTATCACTATACTTCGGAACGGGGAATACCGGGAGCTATCGTCAACAATGTATGGAAACGTTCGGAACGATTGTGGGACCGCAATTCTTTCATTCAAGGAGGAGTTGAATATGATCTTCTTCCTAAACTCAGTACACGTATCAATATGAAATATGCTTTCGATTACACTCACTATAACAACAACGATCCAAGCATTAAGCTAGCTGACGATATTTACAAACAAAAGGAATTTTATTTTTCATGGTCTAATAAGTATTCGATATCTCCCGCTTGGGATGTTTCATTGGCCTATGATTTCCAATGGAACGATTTCGACGGGTACAATGTCACAGATGATCATGACAAAGAACACCCTAGCAATCAAGCGACAAGAGGAACGCACTGGTTATCATTGGCTACAGCATTTACAGTAGCAGACAGGTTGAAAGTACAGGCCAGCCTACTGGGTAATTTTGTCAATGAAGAAAAACGTGAACGGGATTCGGCTCCCAATAAGAGCAAACTCGTTCCCGGTATCTTCTTCTCTTACCAACCGTTTAAACGGCAAGAACTGATATTCAGAGCTTTCTATAAGTCGGCCTACCGGTTACCGACCTTCAATGACTTGTATTATACCGACATGGGCAATCCGGCTCTGAAACCGGAAACTACCACTCAGTATAACGTCGGCATTGCATACGATCGCACCCGTAATAACAAGTTATTCAGAGATATGCACATCGGAGTAGACGTATATTTCAATGATGTCAGAAATAAAATCATCTCTTTCCCACAAGGTCCGCAGTTTCGTTGGACAACGATCAATTTAGGAAAAGTCGATATTCGTGGAATAGATGCTTCAGCTGCCTTCAACTGGGCATTTCCCTATGGATGGCAACTAACGACTAAATTGCAATACACCTATCAGGAAGCAATCGATGTGACCAATCCTAAAACAACCGACGGCACCAATCAAGGAGACAATTACTACCGGGATCAGATCCCTTACATCCCCTGGCACAGCGGATCTGTAATCCTCTCCTTATCATGGAATAGCTGGACACTGAATTATAGCTATATCTATGTGGGCGAACGCTATAACCAACAAGAGAATATTATCTACAACCATACCCAACCCTGGTATACCAGTGATATGACTTTGATGAAAGAAATCAAACTGAGAAAAATAAACCTGCGGCTCACGGCAGAGATTAATAATGTATTCAGTCAGGACTATGATGTCATATTGAATTATCCGATGCCGCTACGCAATTACCGCTTTGGAATAACTGTTGAAATCTGA
- a CDS encoding helix-turn-helix transcriptional regulator encodes MKKLFLLITFLQFATTYICSENWFDRDSLAQIPISSLYSRATSYLQHTHVDTAMGFYILIAKRHSPKLESSDKYICAQACIQLGDIYFKKGYYTESFDSFITATKIAEENDFEDLFPQIYNNIGKIYCSWNDHMQGVEYYKKGMKYAEKLKDEKNYKSLLINIVGVYNSLHKVDEAKLYYRKMCELVNRDSIIDYFCYLNKGLILREEKKTNDAIQSLKQTANYAIQHRLNASFLSSAYGYLAELYGDSQRDSAIYYWQKSIENPETPAYMQRESLKKLNELYKKKGDREKAIFYGNRYLVLSDSLFEEGKINRIKDAQLMYETEKTYRKINRLNAESEEKDIRIKLQSKVLIIVSGSLVLFIIMLVLLYLQKRRLNQAYQALFVRNNEILKSAETNTERRKILEKKVENLKEELATVSSQLHNQPATPPSGTLPPALNPKEESVENPKQYSVDKLTKEQKENILSAVEQVMTNTEIICDCDFNIERLADLTGYNSRYISQVINDTYCQNFRSFINEYRIREAQKRLLNIEQYGNYTIQAIAQSVGYKSHANFILLFKKHIGITPSIFQKMAKEKKGNLPDA; translated from the coding sequence ATGAAAAAGTTATTCTTACTAATCACATTTCTCCAATTTGCAACAACTTATATATGCAGTGAGAACTGGTTCGATCGCGACTCACTGGCTCAAATCCCCATATCCTCACTTTACTCAAGAGCCACTTCCTACCTTCAACATACGCATGTCGATACAGCCATGGGATTCTACATATTGATAGCGAAACGACACTCTCCCAAACTCGAATCGTCGGACAAATACATCTGCGCACAAGCTTGTATTCAATTAGGTGATATCTATTTCAAGAAAGGATATTATACCGAATCATTCGATTCCTTTATAACTGCAACCAAGATCGCTGAAGAAAACGACTTTGAAGACCTGTTCCCACAAATATACAATAATATAGGGAAAATATATTGCTCATGGAACGATCATATGCAGGGAGTGGAATACTATAAGAAAGGTATGAAATATGCAGAAAAGTTGAAGGATGAGAAAAATTATAAATCGCTATTGATCAACATTGTAGGAGTATACAATAGTCTTCACAAGGTAGATGAAGCCAAACTATACTATCGAAAGATGTGCGAACTTGTAAACAGAGATTCCATCATCGATTATTTTTGTTATCTCAATAAAGGGTTGATTCTCCGGGAAGAGAAAAAGACTAACGATGCCATACAAAGTTTGAAACAAACAGCCAATTACGCCATCCAACACCGGTTGAATGCTTCTTTTCTAAGCTCAGCCTATGGTTACTTGGCCGAATTGTATGGTGATTCACAGCGAGATTCTGCGATTTATTATTGGCAGAAGTCAATCGAAAACCCAGAAACCCCGGCTTATATGCAACGTGAATCGCTAAAAAAGTTAAACGAATTATATAAGAAGAAAGGAGACCGGGAGAAAGCCATATTCTATGGTAATCGTTATCTGGTACTTTCCGATTCATTATTTGAAGAAGGTAAAATAAATCGTATCAAAGATGCGCAACTGATGTACGAGACCGAAAAAACTTATCGGAAGATCAATCGACTAAATGCAGAATCCGAGGAAAAAGACATACGAATCAAATTGCAGTCTAAAGTTTTAATAATCGTCTCCGGCAGCTTAGTGTTATTCATAATTATGCTTGTTTTACTCTATCTGCAAAAGCGGAGACTCAATCAAGCTTACCAAGCTCTGTTTGTACGCAACAATGAAATTCTGAAATCAGCAGAAACCAATACCGAACGACGTAAAATCCTTGAAAAAAAGGTTGAAAACCTGAAAGAGGAACTGGCAACCGTTTCTTCCCAATTGCATAACCAACCGGCTACTCCCCCATCCGGCACACTTCCCCCAGCCTTAAATCCAAAAGAGGAATCAGTTGAGAATCCAAAACAATATTCGGTAGATAAACTGACCAAAGAACAAAAAGAAAACATCTTATCAGCAGTCGAGCAAGTGATGACAAATACCGAAATTATTTGTGATTGCGACTTCAACATCGAACGGCTTGCTGATTTGACAGGTTATAATTCGCGATATATCTCACAAGTGATCAATGATACTTATTGCCAGAATTTTCGTTCATTCATCAATGAATATCGAATCCGTGAAGCCCAAAAACGCCTATTGAACATCGAACAGTACGGTAATTACACCATCCAAGCCATTGCACAGAGTGTCGGATATAAATCACATGCCAACTTCATCTTATTATTTAAAAAGCATATCGGAATCACTCCTTCTATATTTCAAAAAATGGCAAAAGAGAAAAAAGGAAACCTCCCGGATGCCTAA